Within Bacillus sp. FJAT-45350, the genomic segment TGGTATTGCATTTCCACAGGGTTCTGAATTAAAAGCAAAAGTTGACGCTGCATTAGAAACGTTAATGGAAGATGGTACTTATGGTGATATCTACGAAAAATGGTTTGGTTCAAGACCAGAAGGAATGTAAGTCCTAAGTAACTAATATGTATAGAAAAGAAGCGTGACAAATTAATTGTTGTCACGCTTTTCTTCTAAAGATTACGAAGAAATATTTCAGAGAAGGGCAATGGCCTAGTATTGCTTTTATGGGAAGGCGCATAGCGTTTTTCTTAGAGAAAAAGAGGTGAAAGAGAATGTTAGAGAATTTTATTAGTCCCCATTTCACTAATGTCATTCCCTTTTTATTACAAGGGTTAAAGTTGACATTACTTATTACATTTGTCGGTGTTGCATTAGGGTTTGTTATCGGTGTATTCGCTGGTTTTGGGAGATTATCTAAGAATAAATTAATTTACGCCATATCAACAGTTTATGTTGAAGTAATACGTGGTACACCAATTCTTGTTCAAGTATTGTTCCTATACTTTGGTGTTTCAGATCTGTTTGGTGTGAACCTTGATAAAGTAACAGCATCAATTATTGCGATTGCTTTAAACGCAGGTGCATACATTGCTGAAATTGTGCGTGGTGCAGTACACTCTGTTGAAAAAGGACAATCAGAAGCAGGACGTTCATTAGGGTTAACTAAGATTCAAACAATGCGTTATATTATTTGGCCACAAGCATTTAAACGTATGATTCCTCCATTAGGTAATCAATTTATCATCAGTTTAAAGGATACATCGCTATTTTCCGTCATTGCTGTTCATGAAGTCTTGTACCAAGGTCGTATGTATTCTAGTAACACATTTACGTACTTTGAACCGTATATGATGGTCGGTATAATGTATTTAATGATTACAATACCAGCTATGATAATATTGCGTCGTATTGAACGGAGGTTAGATGTTTAATGATAAAAGTAAATGATTTACGTAAGTCATTTGGTGATACTGAAGTATTAAAGGGAATTACAACTGAAATTCATGAAAAAGAAGTAGTCTGTGTTATAGGACCTTCAGGCTCAGGAAAAAGTACTTTTTTACGTTGCTTGAACTTACTTGAAGAAGTGACAAGTGGACAAATCATTGTTGACGATTCCGATTTGACAGATCCAAAAACAAATATAAACGATGTTCGCTCAAGAGTAGGAATGGTGTTCCAGCATTTTAATCTATTTCCTCATATGACAGTCCTTCAAAATGTGACATTAGCACCGATGAAAGTTAAAGAAATGAAAAATGAAGAAGCAGAAAAAGTGGCGTTGCAGTTATTGGACAAGGTAGGATTGGCTGATAAGGCAAACGTATACCCAGGTAGTCTATCAGGTGGTCAAAAACAACGGGTAGCGATAGCAAGAGCGCTTGCTATGAATCCTAAGATTATGTTGTTTGATGAGCCAACATCTGCCTTAGATCCTGAGCTAGTTGGAGAAGTTCTTAGTGTTATGAAGGACCTTGCAGAAGAGGGGATGACGATGGTTGTTGTTACTCATGAGATGGGGTTTGCTAAGGAAGTTAGTGATAGAGTCTTTTTCATTGATGAAGGGATTTTTATGGAAGAAGCTCCCCCAGAACAATTTTTCGAAAATCCGACGCACCCACGCTTAAAAGGGTTCTTAAGTAAGATCCTATAAAAAAATCAGATTCTATGATACTATAATAACGGAGCAAGCTTATGTGAAGCTTAGCTTCGTTTTTCTTCTGTTTATACACCCTTTTATCGGAGGTGTTTTTAATGATTGAAATTTCTATAGATGG encodes:
- a CDS encoding amino acid ABC transporter permease; this translates as MLENFISPHFTNVIPFLLQGLKLTLLITFVGVALGFVIGVFAGFGRLSKNKLIYAISTVYVEVIRGTPILVQVLFLYFGVSDLFGVNLDKVTASIIAIALNAGAYIAEIVRGAVHSVEKGQSEAGRSLGLTKIQTMRYIIWPQAFKRMIPPLGNQFIISLKDTSLFSVIAVHEVLYQGRMYSSNTFTYFEPYMMVGIMYLMITIPAMIILRRIERRLDV
- a CDS encoding amino acid ABC transporter ATP-binding protein, translating into MIKVNDLRKSFGDTEVLKGITTEIHEKEVVCVIGPSGSGKSTFLRCLNLLEEVTSGQIIVDDSDLTDPKTNINDVRSRVGMVFQHFNLFPHMTVLQNVTLAPMKVKEMKNEEAEKVALQLLDKVGLADKANVYPGSLSGGQKQRVAIARALAMNPKIMLFDEPTSALDPELVGEVLSVMKDLAEEGMTMVVVTHEMGFAKEVSDRVFFIDEGIFMEEAPPEQFFENPTHPRLKGFLSKIL